A section of the Roseivirga sp. BDSF3-8 genome encodes:
- a CDS encoding family 16 glycosylhydrolase, protein MKHTYLSVFFLLLINLSVHAQCPRLVWNDEFDGASLDLTKWEPMIGDGCQEGICGWGNNELQYYQSENAVVNNGTLKITAKKERVKGKAYTSARLRSKGLADFTFGRFEARIKLPTGQGLWPAFWMLSTNEPYGGWPQSGEIDIMEYLGQHPDEVFGTIHYGEPYPDNQFTGTDYTKYDGSTFAEDFHVFAIEWEPGVIRWYVDDVLYQTLTSSDVAPFNWPFDATNQMHFLLNVAVGGNLPGSPDETTPFPSTMEVDYVRVYEGGFNPSVSGDRLVAYQAAGESYTVNNAGSNATFNWTVPAGATISSGAGTSAIAVDWGDTGGVVSCEVTNGCTTTVKSINVTVAPNYVYDFTFENFDAPGTVSLNSFTGSLTEVSNPDASGVNTSAISAEYIRNSQEQYDVIAYSTSAIADADVYSERLEKFYMDVLTQAPAGAEILIQLENSAVATATNYPSGRHSRYVGKVTQNGSWERIAFDLLDQPDGTTDPAAVDRIIVLFASNSFTGDTYYWDNFDSYIADTGSGTDNVSPVASFTFNATDLAVDFDGGGSTDSDGSITAWSWDFGDGTNGSGANVSHTYAAVGDYTVALTVTDNEGATGQTSQVVSVTSSNTGGPVSMHVQSIVTGTASAGRGSKSGTAVVTIHDDQENPVANATVSGNFSGTIAESVWGVTGADGTVTLNTTATASGNVMVNFCVTDVTHASLAYDAGMNDITCTGAGARLSQDQRVDYVLEAFPNPASEQMHIALTSEREGTVQLKVISTSGEVWSEIEKDIRKGNNTIQLDVQQLPEGLYFISGTLNDRSMRYMFMKH, encoded by the coding sequence ATGAAACATACCTACTTATCTGTATTCTTTTTATTACTCATTAACTTATCGGTACACGCGCAGTGTCCTAGGCTGGTGTGGAATGATGAGTTTGATGGCGCCTCTCTTGACCTGACAAAGTGGGAGCCTATGATAGGCGATGGTTGCCAGGAGGGCATCTGTGGCTGGGGTAACAACGAACTGCAGTACTATCAGTCTGAAAATGCTGTAGTTAACAATGGTACACTTAAGATCACTGCCAAAAAGGAGAGGGTGAAAGGTAAGGCATACACCTCTGCCCGCTTACGTAGCAAGGGGCTGGCGGACTTTACTTTCGGCCGCTTCGAGGCACGCATCAAATTGCCTACAGGCCAGGGTCTGTGGCCTGCCTTTTGGATGCTCTCTACTAATGAGCCGTATGGGGGATGGCCTCAAAGTGGTGAAATCGACATCATGGAGTACCTGGGACAGCATCCTGATGAAGTATTTGGCACGATCCACTACGGTGAGCCTTATCCTGATAATCAATTTACAGGTACGGACTATACGAAGTATGATGGCTCTACCTTTGCCGAGGACTTTCACGTGTTCGCTATCGAGTGGGAGCCTGGTGTGATCAGGTGGTACGTGGACGATGTGTTGTATCAAACGCTGACCAGCAGCGACGTAGCGCCTTTCAACTGGCCTTTTGATGCTACTAACCAGATGCATTTTCTGCTGAATGTGGCCGTAGGAGGTAATTTGCCAGGAAGCCCGGACGAAACCACTCCTTTCCCCAGCACGATGGAAGTTGACTACGTAAGGGTCTATGAGGGAGGCTTTAATCCGTCTGTTTCCGGGGATCGTCTGGTAGCTTACCAGGCTGCTGGGGAAAGCTATACTGTAAATAACGCCGGTAGCAACGCTACCTTTAACTGGACGGTGCCTGCGGGAGCTACCATAAGCAGCGGTGCCGGAACCTCTGCGATTGCCGTAGACTGGGGAGACACTGGCGGGGTAGTAAGCTGTGAGGTAACTAACGGCTGTACGACAACAGTTAAAAGCATCAATGTAACGGTAGCGCCTAACTACGTGTATGATTTTACTTTTGAAAACTTCGATGCGCCAGGTACAGTAAGCCTAAACTCTTTCACGGGCTCATTGACGGAAGTCAGTAACCCGGATGCCTCCGGTGTTAACACTTCTGCTATAAGTGCAGAATATATTCGTAATAGCCAGGAGCAATATGATGTGATTGCCTATAGCACGTCAGCTATAGCAGATGCAGATGTATACAGCGAACGTCTGGAGAAATTCTATATGGATGTGCTGACGCAGGCTCCTGCAGGTGCCGAAATTCTGATACAGCTTGAGAATAGTGCGGTGGCTACGGCTACCAACTATCCGTCAGGCCGACATAGCCGCTATGTGGGTAAGGTTACTCAAAACGGCTCGTGGGAGCGAATAGCGTTTGACCTTCTGGACCAACCCGATGGTACTACAGACCCTGCGGCTGTAGATCGGATCATTGTGCTGTTTGCTTCTAACTCTTTCACGGGGGATACTTACTACTGGGATAACTTTGATAGTTATATAGCAGATACGGGCTCAGGGACGGATAATGTGTCGCCGGTTGCCTCTTTTACCTTCAATGCGACTGACCTTGCAGTAGACTTTGACGGGGGAGGCAGTACAGACAGCGATGGAAGCATTACGGCGTGGAGCTGGGACTTTGGAGATGGTACTAATGGCAGCGGGGCTAACGTGAGCCACACGTATGCTGCGGTCGGTGACTATACAGTAGCCCTTACCGTTACTGATAATGAGGGTGCCACAGGCCAGACGAGCCAGGTTGTGAGTGTTACTTCCTCTAATACAGGAGGGCCTGTATCCATGCATGTGCAGTCCATAGTGACGGGTACTGCCAGCGCGGGCCGTGGCTCTAAGTCGGGCACGGCTGTGGTAACTATCCATGATGACCAGGAAAACCCTGTAGCGAATGCTACTGTGTCGGGCAATTTCTCTGGAACTATCGCTGAATCGGTATGGGGTGTTACGGGGGCTGACGGGACAGTAACCCTCAACACTACGGCAACAGCCAGCGGAAATGTGATGGTGAATTTCTGTGTGACTGATGTGACGCATGCGTCGCTGGCGTATGATGCGGGTATGAACGATATCACCTGTACGGGAGCAGGAGCGCGCCTGAGTCAGGACCAACGTGTGGACTATGTGTTAGAGGCGTTCCCTAACCCTGCATCTGAGCAGATGCACATAGCGCTTACCAGCGAGCGGGAGGGTACGGTGCAGCTTAAAGTCATCAGCACCAGCGGTGAGGTATGGAGTGAGATTGAAAAAGATATCCGGAAGGGTAATAATACCATACAACTGGATGTGCAGCAGTTGCCAGAGGGGCTATATTTTATCAGCGGAACCCTGAATGACAGATCAATGAGGTATATGTTTATGAAGCACTAG
- a CDS encoding DUF4440 domain-containing protein, with product MRNLIYLLIMAGLMACAKASENREPDLQPEKEIDVQAELASIEETRAGFQQAIKEGRFSDLRQYSTQNVKSLTPDCGAWEPFKALRSNPSGEFHYDSLVMRPTETIIVSDSVAYDFGMSSTYYTNEAGQPVELTATFLAVLKKDKTDGKWKLHREVANTRRLE from the coding sequence ATGAGAAACCTCATATACCTGTTAATAATGGCCGGCTTAATGGCCTGTGCCAAAGCAAGTGAAAACCGGGAGCCCGACCTTCAGCCAGAAAAAGAGATTGATGTACAGGCAGAGCTGGCATCCATTGAAGAAACCAGGGCCGGGTTTCAGCAGGCCATAAAGGAAGGCAGATTTAGCGACCTGAGGCAATATTCAACACAGAATGTAAAATCACTCACCCCGGACTGTGGTGCATGGGAGCCATTTAAGGCATTGCGTAGCAATCCATCAGGGGAGTTTCATTATGACAGCTTAGTAATGAGGCCTACGGAAACAATAATCGTAAGCGACAGCGTAGCCTACGATTTTGGCATGAGTTCAACTTACTATACAAATGAAGCAGGTCAACCTGTGGAGCTCACAGCAACCTTTCTTGCCGTACTTAAAAAAGATAAAACCGATGGCAAATGGAAGCTTCACAGAGAAGTCGCAAACACCCGAAGGTTAGAATAA
- a CDS encoding VOC family protein produces MLDHIEIIVPLAKPLAYWHTQALGFQQTAVYNEQGKVSYLLEKGSIRLLITSAYDRSDKSESVLSFIGANHTGVRRIAFQTDDVEKTWHEAIKKGAIPLASPANVTDDEGSVETATVRLYDKSEICYISRKNYKGHFMPGFVPTATGKGNPGISFEKIDHVASEVRVNEMAFWAKYLSQSINTELIQEIPSGPENTTGIALMINKIPSSDLTFVIAEPAQPGLDNKIQGNIDQYGSAVHHLAFACGDLLSTVETLHETGVEFVEFPSAYYDLLRENEDLKDLDIDRLERLGVLVDKEGDGYLLQKFIKPFSDMPFLFYELVERVNGYTGFALKNIKVLKKAEELQIMKQREPEKV; encoded by the coding sequence ATGCTAGATCATATTGAAATTATTGTGCCATTAGCCAAGCCACTGGCATACTGGCACACGCAGGCACTGGGCTTTCAACAGACTGCCGTATACAATGAACAGGGAAAGGTTTCTTACCTGCTGGAAAAAGGCTCTATCAGGTTGCTGATAACGAGTGCTTATGACCGCTCGGATAAATCGGAAAGTGTTCTTTCCTTTATTGGTGCTAATCATACCGGTGTGCGTCGCATTGCTTTTCAGACAGATGACGTAGAAAAAACCTGGCATGAGGCAATTAAGAAAGGAGCGATTCCTCTGGCATCACCGGCTAACGTAACAGATGACGAGGGCTCGGTGGAAACGGCAACTGTAAGGCTATATGACAAGTCTGAAATCTGCTATATCTCCCGCAAAAATTATAAGGGTCACTTTATGCCAGGGTTTGTCCCTACGGCAACCGGTAAGGGCAATCCTGGGATAAGCTTTGAGAAAATTGATCATGTAGCCAGTGAGGTAAGGGTTAATGAGATGGCTTTTTGGGCTAAGTACCTAAGCCAAAGCATTAATACTGAGCTGATACAGGAAATACCAAGCGGGCCCGAAAATACCACAGGTATTGCCCTGATGATCAATAAAATACCTTCCTCAGACCTCACTTTTGTGATTGCGGAACCAGCCCAGCCCGGATTAGATAACAAAATCCAGGGTAATATAGACCAGTATGGTTCTGCTGTACACCACCTGGCTTTTGCATGTGGCGATCTGCTGTCTACGGTAGAGACCCTTCATGAAACAGGTGTTGAGTTTGTGGAATTCCCTTCGGCCTACTACGATCTGCTTCGGGAGAATGAAGATCTGAAGGACCTGGATATTGACAGGCTTGAACGCTTGGGTGTGCTGGTGGATAAGGAGGGAGATGGCTACCTTCTACAGAAGTTCATTAAACCTTTCAGTGATATGCCCTTCCTGTTTTATGAGCTGGTGGAGCGAGTGAATGGCTACACAGGCTTTGCGCTTAAGAATATTAAGGTGCTGAAGAAGGCAGAAGAACTTCAGATCATGAAGCAGCGAGAGCCGGAAAAGGTATAA
- a CDS encoding aminotransferase class I/II-fold pyridoxal phosphate-dependent enzyme, with amino-acid sequence MLIEQDYSMYTEEDHSTWASLVNRHLTENLSLTSKEYQNGFDLLRLEGNDKVANIPSLSEKLKEVSGWKLIPVTGLIPTKDFFYQLINKEYPVTVYCRKPEELDFSELPDIFHDIYGHIPLLTNEKFFRFLTKFSILALKYAEDPMAVEFLGRLYWYTFEMGVIWEGGELKPYGGAIVTSKTEIENLNSKETSIYPFDIHHILNTPYNPYALQSQYFAVRSFDELFYSLEDLEEQLIKNLVYTSQTSQVPEHHNIKLNTALSTNFKNVIGFLNDIQFKFPKAVSLAAGQPDESYFKIDEINEYFESYIDYLESKSNQSRDKIANSVGQYAKTQGIINEILCEFLRKDENITVKEHQVIVTVGAQEAFAVITATLCNREEDVILMEDPTYIGLGSFSKTFDYETDYVGTSDTGIDLEALEEKILAHRERKKNVKLVYVIPDHQNPSGASMPVDKRLSLLRLAEKYNFYIIEDSVYNSFTYLDKTLPTLKSLDKFRRVLFVTSFSKSVFPGLRVGLVVADQQVMGTDGNVISLAHEMVKVKASLTNSTPTITQAILGGLLLRQDYSLSKYNYEKLQSYRNKLNTTLECLDKYIGSFTSTWASDISWNRPKGGFFLSLKVPFELSDAEVVKCAEDFEVIICPMAYFHQKGGGKNEIRLTFSNLTPQEIETAISRLAKYLEASIAVRSQGAKADAK; translated from the coding sequence ATGCTGATTGAACAAGATTACTCTATGTATACCGAAGAGGATCATAGCACATGGGCCTCTTTGGTTAATCGTCACCTGACGGAAAATCTAAGTCTTACGTCGAAAGAATACCAAAACGGATTCGACCTGTTAAGGCTTGAAGGGAATGATAAAGTAGCGAACATTCCTTCACTAAGTGAAAAACTAAAGGAAGTGTCAGGCTGGAAGCTTATTCCTGTAACCGGACTAATTCCCACAAAGGATTTCTTCTATCAGCTTATCAATAAGGAATACCCTGTAACCGTATATTGCCGGAAACCGGAAGAACTCGATTTCAGTGAATTGCCGGATATTTTTCATGATATATATGGTCATATTCCTTTATTGACTAATGAGAAATTCTTCAGATTCCTCACCAAGTTTAGTATTCTCGCACTGAAGTATGCGGAAGATCCCATGGCTGTTGAGTTTCTGGGGCGCCTTTACTGGTATACTTTCGAAATGGGCGTAATATGGGAAGGCGGTGAGCTAAAGCCTTATGGAGGAGCTATCGTTACCTCAAAAACAGAAATAGAAAACCTTAATTCCAAGGAAACTTCTATTTATCCGTTTGACATACACCACATTCTGAATACTCCGTATAACCCCTACGCGTTACAGAGCCAGTACTTTGCTGTCAGAAGCTTTGATGAGCTATTCTATAGCCTGGAGGATTTGGAAGAGCAATTGATTAAAAATTTGGTTTACACCTCTCAAACTTCACAAGTGCCTGAACATCATAATATTAAGCTTAATACAGCCCTCAGTACGAACTTTAAGAATGTTATTGGCTTCCTTAACGACATTCAATTTAAGTTCCCTAAAGCGGTTTCTCTGGCGGCTGGGCAGCCCGACGAGTCCTACTTTAAAATAGATGAAATCAATGAGTACTTTGAGTCTTACATTGATTACCTGGAAAGTAAATCTAACCAAAGCCGGGATAAAATAGCCAATAGTGTGGGGCAGTACGCCAAAACACAGGGTATAATCAATGAGATCCTTTGCGAGTTTCTTAGAAAAGACGAAAATATTACTGTAAAGGAACACCAGGTAATCGTGACCGTGGGTGCGCAGGAGGCTTTTGCAGTTATCACGGCTACTTTATGCAACCGGGAAGAGGACGTGATCCTGATGGAAGACCCTACCTATATTGGTCTGGGAAGCTTCTCCAAGACCTTTGACTATGAGACCGACTATGTGGGTACCAGCGATACAGGGATAGACCTCGAAGCCCTGGAAGAAAAAATACTGGCTCACCGGGAGAGAAAGAAAAACGTCAAGCTGGTATATGTAATTCCTGACCATCAGAATCCTTCTGGTGCATCTATGCCAGTGGACAAAAGGTTATCTCTTCTCAGACTGGCTGAAAAGTATAACTTCTATATTATTGAGGATAGTGTGTACAACAGCTTCACTTACCTTGATAAAACCCTTCCCACACTCAAGTCGCTGGATAAATTCAGGAGAGTACTGTTTGTTACCTCTTTCTCCAAGTCAGTTTTCCCTGGCTTGCGGGTAGGATTGGTAGTGGCTGATCAGCAAGTCATGGGGACCGATGGAAATGTGATAAGCCTGGCTCATGAAATGGTAAAGGTAAAGGCCAGTCTGACGAATAGCACACCTACTATCACTCAGGCTATACTGGGTGGTCTGTTGTTAAGGCAAGACTACAGCCTCAGTAAATACAATTACGAGAAGCTGCAGAGCTATCGTAATAAGCTGAACACAACGCTTGAATGTCTCGATAAATACATTGGTTCTTTCACCAGCACATGGGCAAGCGATATCTCATGGAACAGGCCTAAGGGTGGCTTTTTCCTTAGCCTGAAGGTGCCTTTTGAATTGTCTGACGCTGAAGTGGTAAAATGCGCCGAGGATTTTGAAGTGATCATTTGTCCTATGGCTTACTTCCACCAGAAGGGCGGGGGCAAAAATGAGATAAGACTTACCTTCTCAAACCTCACTCCTCAGGAAATTGAAACTGCCATCAGCCGGTTAGCTAAATACCTGGAAGCCTCCATAGCGGTAAGGTCACAGGGCGCTAAGGCTGACGCTAAATAA
- a CDS encoding FAD-binding oxidoreductase has translation MITTVKELPFQSVYNELTAICNASQVHLLSPENRHYGKDETMDKEYSFDILVKPDSSEQIADILKVCTKHNMPLTVRGGGTGVTGGALPVNGGVVLSMEKLNKVIKIDKTDRIAVVEAGVISANLYKEVEANGMYFPIQPGSSGSCQIGGNVSENSGSINSCKYGVMADYVLNLEVVLPSGEIIWTGTDMRKDTAGLNLTQLFAGSEGILGVITKVVLRLIPKPATEIHLLAGLESIESAIALCHAIRQSDVEPSAVELLDREAILLCEGHYGYSMFPQHANNAHLIIKLEGHSEDYIFSLVEQINSLAQDIVKEPILIGRSTEEINKIWAFRKGLGGILNTGNRFYRDIDAAVPLSRLGEYVQHIDMLAKKYECNIVKFGHIIDGNLHTMLILEKGNEASSEEELVRDMFREANKLGGTITGEHGIGLIQKQFLQNQIGDVKYNILLQLKKLFDPGNVLNSGKVIA, from the coding sequence ATGATTACCACCGTGAAAGAATTACCCTTTCAGTCCGTATATAATGAGCTAACTGCTATCTGCAATGCCTCCCAGGTTCATCTTCTCTCCCCTGAGAACAGGCATTATGGGAAAGATGAGACGATGGATAAGGAGTACTCATTTGATATCCTCGTTAAGCCTGATTCAAGCGAGCAGATTGCTGATATCCTGAAGGTGTGTACGAAGCACAATATGCCTCTGACTGTGAGAGGGGGAGGAACCGGTGTGACTGGTGGAGCCTTGCCTGTGAACGGCGGGGTGGTCCTGTCGATGGAGAAGCTTAACAAGGTTATTAAAATTGATAAGACTGACCGGATTGCGGTGGTTGAAGCCGGCGTAATTTCAGCCAATTTATACAAAGAGGTTGAGGCGAATGGGATGTATTTCCCAATTCAGCCCGGAAGCTCAGGCAGTTGCCAGATAGGGGGTAATGTGTCGGAAAACTCAGGCAGCATAAATTCCTGTAAATACGGGGTGATGGCTGACTATGTATTGAACCTTGAGGTGGTATTGCCTTCAGGTGAGATAATCTGGACGGGCACCGACATGAGAAAAGATACTGCCGGGCTTAACCTTACCCAGCTATTCGCAGGAAGTGAGGGTATATTGGGTGTGATCACTAAAGTGGTATTACGACTAATACCGAAGCCTGCCACGGAAATACACTTGCTGGCAGGCCTTGAAAGTATAGAAAGTGCCATAGCGCTGTGCCATGCCATACGACAGTCTGACGTAGAGCCCAGCGCCGTGGAGCTTTTGGATCGTGAGGCGATCCTGCTTTGTGAAGGGCATTATGGCTATTCCATGTTCCCCCAACATGCTAACAATGCCCACCTGATCATTAAGCTGGAAGGCCATTCAGAAGATTATATTTTTTCTCTTGTAGAGCAAATAAACAGCCTGGCACAGGATATTGTAAAGGAGCCTATCCTTATAGGCCGCAGTACGGAAGAGATTAATAAAATATGGGCCTTTAGAAAAGGGCTAGGGGGTATACTTAATACAGGGAACAGGTTTTACAGGGATATCGATGCGGCTGTTCCGCTATCCAGATTAGGGGAGTACGTACAGCATATTGATATGCTTGCTAAAAAATATGAATGCAACATTGTGAAATTCGGGCATATAATAGATGGCAACCTACACACTATGTTGATTCTTGAAAAAGGAAATGAAGCGTCTTCAGAGGAGGAATTAGTCAGAGACATGTTTCGCGAAGCCAATAAACTGGGCGGAACGATAACAGGAGAACATGGGATTGGCCTGATTCAAAAGCAGTTTTTGCAAAATCAAATCGGAGACGTAAAGTATAATATTCTGCTTCAGCTTAAGAAGTTATTTGATCCTGGCAATGTACTGAATTCCGGGAAGGTTATCGCGTAA